A stretch of Crossiella cryophila DNA encodes these proteins:
- the rplE gene encoding 50S ribosomal protein L5, which translates to MTTAEKIAPRLKGRYREEITGALQEQFVYANRMQIPGLVKIVVNMGVGDAARDGKLIEGAIRDLATITGQKPEVRKARKSIAQFKLREGMPIGAKVTLRGDRMWEFLDRLLTIALPRIRDFRGLSPKQFDGNGNYTFGLNEQSMFHEIDPDSIDRPRGMDITVVTTAGTDEEGRALLKLLGFPFKEN; encoded by the coding sequence ATGACGACCGCAGAGAAGATCGCTCCGCGGCTCAAGGGCCGCTACCGCGAGGAGATCACGGGCGCGCTGCAGGAGCAGTTCGTCTACGCCAACCGGATGCAGATCCCCGGCCTGGTGAAGATCGTCGTGAACATGGGTGTCGGTGACGCCGCCCGCGACGGAAAGCTGATCGAGGGCGCCATCCGCGACCTGGCCACCATCACCGGCCAGAAGCCGGAGGTGCGCAAGGCTCGCAAGTCCATCGCGCAGTTCAAGCTCCGCGAGGGCATGCCGATCGGCGCCAAGGTCACCCTGCGCGGCGACCGCATGTGGGAGTTCCTGGACCGGCTGCTGACCATCGCGCTGCCGCGTATCCGTGACTTCCGCGGTCTGTCCCCGAAGCAGTTCGACGGCAACGGGAACTACACGTTCGGTCTGAACGAGCAGTCGATGTTCCACGAGATCGACCCCGACTCGATCGACCGCCCGCGTGGTATGGACATCACCGTCGTCACCACCGCCGGCACCGACGAGGAGGGCCGGGCGCTGCTGAAGCTCCTGGGCTTCCCGTTCAAGGAGAACTGA
- the rpsE gene encoding 30S ribosomal protein S5, whose protein sequence is MPGRTRQFGGGQGGPGGQGNERGERRDRRDRRDSGRGGAPQEKSLHIERVVAINRVAKVVKGGRRFSFTALVIVGDGDGMVGVGYGKAKEVPAAIAKGVEEAKKSFFRVPRIAGTIPHPVQGEDAAGVVLLRPASPGTGVIAGGPVRAVLECVGIHDVLSKSLGSDNAINVVRATVAALKMLQRPEEVAARRGLPLEDVAPAGMLRARAGQGA, encoded by the coding sequence ATGCCGGGACGTACACGGCAATTCGGCGGCGGCCAGGGCGGTCCGGGTGGCCAGGGCAACGAGCGTGGCGAGCGGCGTGACCGCCGCGACCGTCGCGACTCCGGTCGTGGCGGAGCTCCCCAGGAGAAGAGCCTGCACATCGAGCGCGTGGTTGCGATCAACCGCGTCGCGAAGGTGGTCAAGGGTGGTCGTCGCTTCAGCTTCACCGCGCTGGTGATCGTGGGTGACGGCGACGGAATGGTCGGCGTCGGCTACGGCAAGGCCAAGGAAGTTCCGGCCGCCATCGCCAAGGGTGTCGAGGAGGCGAAGAAGAGCTTCTTCCGCGTCCCTCGTATCGCCGGCACCATCCCGCACCCCGTGCAGGGTGAGGACGCCGCGGGCGTCGTCCTCCTGCGTCCGGCCAGCCCCGGTACCGGTGTTATCGCCGGTGGCCCGGTGCGCGCCGTGCTGGAGTGCGTGGGTATCCACGACGTGCTGAGCAAGTCGCTGGGTAGCGACAACGCCATCAACGTCGTGCGTGCCACCGTCGCCGCGCTGAAGATGCTGCAGCGGCCTGAAGAGGTTGCCGCGCGTCGTGGCCTGCCGCTGGAGGATGTTGCTCCGGCCGGCATGCTGCGGGCCCGTGCTGGACAGGGGGCCTGA
- the rpsH gene encoding 30S ribosomal protein S8 has product MTMTDPIADMLTRLRNANSAYHDQAVMPHSKLKASIADILQREGYISGHRTEQGEKSQHLVVELKYGPNRERSIAGLRRVSKPGLRVYAKSTNLPKVLGGLGVAIISTSTGLLTDRQANKQGVGGEVLAYVW; this is encoded by the coding sequence ATGACGATGACCGATCCGATCGCAGACATGCTCACCCGTCTGCGCAACGCCAACTCGGCGTACCACGACCAGGCCGTGATGCCGCACTCGAAGCTGAAGGCGTCGATCGCCGACATCCTGCAGCGCGAGGGCTACATCTCCGGTCACCGGACCGAGCAGGGCGAGAAGAGCCAGCATCTCGTCGTCGAGCTCAAGTACGGCCCCAACCGTGAGCGGAGCATCGCCGGCCTCCGGCGGGTCTCCAAGCCCGGTCTGCGGGTTTACGCCAAGTCCACCAACCTGCCGAAGGTGCTCGGCGGACTGGGCGTTGCCATCATCTCCACGTCGACCGGTCTGCTGACCGACCGGCAGGCCAACAAGCAGGGTGTGGGCGGGGAAGTCCTCGCCTACGTCTGGTAA
- a CDS encoding type Z 30S ribosomal protein S14 — MAKKALVQKAARKPKFKVRGYTRCQRCGRPHSVFRKFGLCRVCLREMAHRGELPGVSKSSW; from the coding sequence ATGGCGAAGAAGGCGCTTGTCCAGAAGGCCGCGCGCAAGCCGAAGTTCAAGGTTCGGGGTTACACCCGCTGCCAGCGCTGCGGCCGTCCGCACTCGGTCTTCCGTAAGTTCGGCTTGTGCCGGGTGTGCCTCCGCGAGATGGCGCACCGGGGCGAGCTTCCCGGCGTGAGCAAGTCCTCCTGGTAA
- the rpmD gene encoding 50S ribosomal protein L30 produces MAKLKVTQTRSIIGCKQNQRDTIRTLGLRKIRQSVVREDSPQVRGLIHTVRHLVAVEEVAD; encoded by the coding sequence ATGGCCAAGCTCAAGGTCACCCAGACGCGCAGCATCATTGGCTGCAAGCAGAACCAGCGCGACACCATTCGCACCCTGGGTCTGCGCAAGATCCGCCAGTCGGTGGTCCGCGAGGACTCTCCGCAGGTTCGTGGACTCATCCACACCGTGCGGCACCTGGTGGCGGTCGAGGAGGTCGCTGACTGA
- a CDS encoding adenylate kinase has translation MRLVLVGPPGAGKGTQATVLSQKLGVPHISTGELFRYNVGQETALGKEAKRYLDAGELVPDSVTNSMVRERLAEADAVNGFLLDGFPRNTAQADVLGQILKENDEGLDAVLEFAVPEDVVVERLLARGRSDDNEDVIRRRQQVYRSETAPLLDYYADILLKVDAVGTVEEITGRALDALNNRR, from the coding sequence GTGCGACTCGTTCTTGTCGGCCCGCCCGGAGCGGGCAAGGGTACCCAGGCCACCGTGCTCAGCCAGAAGCTCGGCGTGCCGCACATCTCCACCGGCGAGTTGTTCCGGTACAACGTCGGCCAGGAGACCGCTCTGGGCAAGGAAGCCAAGCGCTACCTGGACGCTGGTGAGCTGGTGCCGGACTCGGTCACCAACTCCATGGTCCGCGAGCGGCTGGCCGAGGCGGACGCGGTGAACGGTTTCCTGCTCGACGGCTTCCCGCGCAACACCGCGCAGGCCGACGTGCTGGGCCAGATCCTCAAGGAGAACGACGAGGGCCTGGACGCGGTGCTGGAGTTCGCGGTGCCGGAGGACGTCGTGGTCGAGCGCCTGCTCGCCCGCGGCCGGTCCGACGACAACGAGGACGTGATCCGGCGGCGCCAGCAGGTGTACCGCTCGGAGACCGCCCCGCTGCTCGACTACTACGCCGACATCCTGCTGAAGGTGGACGCGGTGGGCACGGTCGAGGAGATCACCGGCCGCGCGCTGGACGCGCTCAACAACCGTAGGTAG
- the secY gene encoding preprotein translocase subunit SecY, which produces MLSAFRSALATPDLRRKILFTLALIAVYRLGATLPSPGVSYPNIQACIRQAEGDNANNIYTLLNLFSGGALLQLSIFALGIMPYITASIIIQLLTVVIPRFEQLRKEGQAGQGKLTQYTRYLTIALAILQATAFTALAVRGQLFQNCTLDIIPDKGIFGLIVIVITMTAGTAVIMWLGELITERGIGNGMSLLIFTMIAARIPAEGANILRQGGVTFTIICVFGLVIIASVIFVEQAQRRIPVQYAKRMIGRRMYGGTSTYLPLKVNQAGVIPVIFASSLLYLPDLITRLTASTGDPSWWQIFLRDQVVNQRSWVHIALYFMLIIFFTYFYVAITFNPDERADEMKKFGGFIPGIRPGRPTAEYLQFVLSRITLPGSLYLGIIAVLPNFFLGVTGDGQNQNFPFGGTAVLIMVGVGLDTVKQIESQLMQRNYEGFLR; this is translated from the coding sequence GTGCTCAGCGCCTTCCGCTCGGCTCTTGCGACGCCTGACCTACGCCGCAAGATCCTCTTCACCCTCGCGCTCATCGCGGTCTACCGCCTTGGCGCGACCCTGCCTTCGCCTGGGGTGTCGTACCCGAACATCCAGGCATGCATCCGGCAGGCTGAGGGTGACAACGCCAACAACATCTACACCCTGCTGAACCTGTTCAGCGGTGGTGCGCTGTTGCAGTTGTCGATCTTCGCGCTGGGCATCATGCCGTACATCACCGCGAGCATCATCATCCAGCTGCTCACCGTGGTCATCCCGCGGTTCGAGCAGCTGCGCAAGGAGGGTCAGGCCGGTCAGGGCAAACTGACCCAGTACACCCGGTACCTCACCATCGCGCTGGCCATCCTGCAGGCCACCGCGTTCACCGCGCTCGCCGTGCGGGGTCAGCTCTTCCAGAACTGCACCCTGGACATCATCCCGGACAAGGGCATCTTCGGCCTGATCGTCATCGTCATCACGATGACCGCGGGCACCGCGGTGATCATGTGGCTGGGTGAGCTGATCACCGAGCGCGGCATCGGCAACGGCATGTCGCTGCTGATCTTCACCATGATCGCGGCCCGGATCCCGGCCGAGGGCGCCAACATCCTGCGCCAGGGTGGCGTCACCTTCACCATCATCTGCGTGTTCGGCCTGGTGATCATCGCCAGCGTCATCTTCGTGGAGCAGGCGCAGCGCCGGATCCCGGTGCAGTACGCCAAGCGCATGATCGGTCGCCGGATGTACGGCGGCACCTCGACCTACCTGCCGCTGAAGGTGAACCAGGCCGGTGTCATCCCGGTCATCTTCGCCTCCTCGCTGCTGTACCTGCCGGACCTGATCACCCGCCTCACCGCCTCCACCGGTGACCCGAGCTGGTGGCAGATCTTCCTGCGCGACCAGGTGGTCAACCAGCGCAGCTGGGTGCACATCGCGCTGTACTTCATGCTGATCATCTTCTTCACGTACTTCTACGTCGCGATCACGTTCAACCCGGACGAGCGCGCGGACGAGATGAAGAAGTTCGGCGGCTTCATCCCCGGTATCCGTCCCGGCCGTCCGACGGCGGAGTACCTGCAGTTCGTACTGAGCCGGATCACCCTGCCGGGCTCGCTCTATCTGGGCATCATCGCCGTGTTGCCGAACTTCTTCCTCGGTGTCACCGGCGATGGGCAGAACCAGAACTTCCCGTTCGGCGGCACCGCTGTGCTGATCATGGTCGGCGTCGGCCTCGACACGGTGAAGCAGATCGAGAGCCAGCTCATGCAGCGTAACTACGAAGGGTTCCTCCGCTAG
- the rplF gene encoding 50S ribosomal protein L6, protein MSRIGKLPIPVPAGVDINIDGPSITVKGPKGTLAHTLVEPILVERDEDGVLQVKRPNDERRSRALHGLSRTLVNNMVVGVTAGYEKKLEIHGVGYRVALKGSELEFALGYSHPVKVTPPEGITFVVESPTRFSVVGIDKQQVGEVAANIRKLRKPDPYKGKGVRYAGEIIRRKVGKTGK, encoded by the coding sequence ATGTCGCGTATCGGTAAGCTCCCGATCCCCGTGCCCGCCGGTGTGGACATCAACATCGACGGCCCCAGCATCACCGTGAAGGGCCCCAAGGGCACCCTCGCGCACACTCTCGTCGAGCCGATCCTGGTCGAGCGGGACGAGGACGGCGTGCTCCAGGTGAAGCGCCCGAACGACGAGCGTCGCAGCCGCGCGCTGCACGGTCTGTCGCGCACCCTGGTGAACAACATGGTCGTCGGCGTGACCGCGGGCTACGAGAAGAAGCTCGAGATCCACGGCGTCGGTTACCGCGTGGCGCTCAAGGGCTCCGAGCTGGAGTTCGCGCTCGGCTACAGCCACCCGGTGAAGGTGACTCCGCCCGAGGGCATCACCTTCGTCGTCGAGTCGCCGACCCGGTTCTCGGTCGTGGGCATCGACAAGCAGCAGGTCGGCGAGGTTGCGGCGAACATCCGCAAGCTGCGCAAGCCGGACCCGTACAAGGGTAAGGGCGTGCGCTACGCGGGCGAGATCATCCGCCGCAAGGTCGGAAAGACGGGTAAGTGA
- the rplO gene encoding 50S ribosomal protein L15 produces the protein MMTIKLHHLRPAPGSNTPKTRVGRGEGSKGKTAGRGTKGTKARKNVPARLEGGQMPIHMRLPKLKGFKNPFRTEYQPVNVTDLARLFPEGGSIGVEDIVNAGLVRKGKLVKVLGNGDLGGVKLDITAHKFSQSAMDKINAAGGSVTEL, from the coding sequence CTGATGACTATCAAGCTGCACCACCTGCGTCCGGCCCCTGGCTCCAACACCCCGAAGACCCGCGTGGGTCGTGGTGAGGGTTCCAAGGGCAAGACCGCCGGTCGTGGTACCAAGGGCACCAAGGCGCGCAAGAACGTCCCCGCGCGCCTCGAGGGTGGGCAGATGCCCATCCACATGCGGCTGCCGAAGCTCAAGGGCTTCAAGAACCCCTTCCGCACCGAGTACCAGCCGGTCAACGTGACCGACCTGGCCCGCCTGTTCCCCGAGGGGGGCAGCATCGGCGTCGAGGACATCGTCAACGCCGGTCTGGTCCGCAAGGGCAAGCTGGTCAAGGTGCTCGGCAACGGGGACCTCGGCGGGGTGAAGCTCGACATCACCGCGCACAAGTTCTCGCAGAGCGCGATGGACAAGATCAACGCGGCTGGCGGCTCGGTCACCGAGCTGTGA
- the rplR gene encoding 50S ribosomal protein L18, with product MSMSETATVKRKRAGKDVSTLRRVARTRRHFRLRKKISGTPDRPRLVVTRSSRHVVAQVIDDLAGHTLASASTLEADIRALDGDKKARAAKVGELVAARAKEAGVAKVVFDRGGYDYHGRIAALADAAREHGLEF from the coding sequence GTGAGCATGAGCGAGACAGCAACCGTCAAGCGCAAGCGCGCAGGCAAGGACGTCTCCACCCTGCGTCGCGTGGCCCGTACGCGTCGGCACTTCCGGCTCCGCAAGAAGATCAGCGGAACCCCGGATCGCCCGCGTCTGGTGGTCACCCGGTCCTCGCGGCACGTTGTCGCGCAGGTCATCGACGACCTCGCCGGTCACACCCTGGCCTCCGCCTCCACGCTGGAAGCGGACATCCGTGCGCTGGACGGCGACAAGAAGGCTCGTGCCGCCAAGGTGGGCGAGCTGGTCGCGGCCAGGGCCAAGGAAGCCGGCGTCGCCAAGGTCGTGTTCGACCGGGGTGGCTACGACTACCACGGTCGTATCGCCGCGCTGGCCGATGCCGCGCGCGAGCACGGGCTGGAGTTCTGA
- the rplX gene encoding 50S ribosomal protein L24: MKIKKGDTVVVIAGKDKGAKGKVIQSYPDNDRVLVEGVNRIKKHTRVSQTQRGAQTGGIVTQEASIHVSNVMVVDSDGKPTRVGYRTNDEGRRVRISRRNGKDI, translated from the coding sequence ATGAAGATCAAGAAGGGCGACACGGTCGTCGTCATCGCTGGCAAGGACAAGGGCGCCAAGGGCAAGGTCATTCAGTCCTACCCGGACAACGACCGCGTCCTCGTCGAGGGTGTCAACCGGATCAAGAAGCACACGCGGGTCTCGCAGACCCAGCGTGGCGCCCAGACCGGTGGCATCGTGACGCAGGAGGCCTCGATCCACGTGAGCAACGTGATGGTCGTGGACTCCGACGGCAAGCCCACCCGCGTTGGTTACCGCACCAACGACGAGGGTCGTCGCGTCCGTATCTCGCGGCGGAACGGTAAGGACATCTGA